In Helianthus annuus cultivar XRQ/B chromosome 3, HanXRQr2.0-SUNRISE, whole genome shotgun sequence, a single window of DNA contains:
- the LOC110932053 gene encoding uncharacterized protein LOC110932053, whose protein sequence is MTPIINYLVHDVPPVDKAEARKIQINSLQYQMQEGGLYQKTFLGPLLKYLDPEQASYIIREIHYSICGIHARPKMIVTKVKNAGYYWPGMHESAVKKLQQCDECQRHAPISLRAKNKMIPARPFTLISGYYVTRFFWEQIVCRFGLPLYIVSDNAKQFAENPFKRWCESLKINQVFSSVAHPQGNGQVEQVNRRIVDGIKRRLGYEGKGWADELPNVLWAHRTLHKTSNGEPPFSLTYGTEVVIPAEIGLPNQRCKIWEENERELRSNLDLLEERRNVTAIKEARYKKKIEKYYNARAKLYKFEVRDFVLRNNEASRIEAPGKLTPKWEGPYRVKEASEKGSYVLEKIDGTPVPRTWNGVHLKKCFM, encoded by the exons atgacacctatAATCAACTACTTGGTGCATGACGTCCCACCGGTTGACAAGGCAGAAGCAAGAAAAATCCAAATCAACTCTCTCCAGTACCAGATGCAAGAAGGAGGGTTATATCAAAAAACTTTTCTCGGACCGTTGCTAAAATATCTTGACCCGGAGCAAGCCAGTTATATTATCAGGGAAATACACTACAGCATTTGCGGAATTCATGCCAGACCAAAAATGATAGTGACCAAGGTCAAAAACGcagggtattactggcccgggatgcacgAGAGTGCAGTCAAAAAACTTCAGCAATGTGATGAGTGTCAAAGGCATGCACCGATAAGCCTTCGGGCTAAGAACAAAATGATTCCA GCTCGGCCATTCACACTTATCTCCGGTTACTACGTAACGAGATTTTTCTGGGAGCAAATTGTATGCCGTTTCGGCCTGCCACTCTACATTGTTAGCGACAACGCAAAACAATTTGCGGAGAACCCATTCAAGCGCTGGTGTGAAAGCTTGAAGATAAACCAAGTCTTTTCCTCGGTTGCCCATCCCCAGGGGAACGGGCAAGTCGAACAGGTAAACCGGCGGATCGTGGACGGGATAAAAAGAAGGCTGGGATACGAAGGCAAAGGGTGGGCAGATGAACTGCCGAACGTCCTATGGGCTCACCGAACGTTACACAAGACCAGCAATGGGGAACCGCCGTTCAGTCTCACTTACGGAACCGAAGTCGTAATTCCCGCGGAAATCGGGCTCCCAAACCAAAGATGCAAGATTTGGGAGGAAAACGAACGGGAGCTCCGATCTAATCTTGATCTGCTGGAGGAACGTCGAAACGTCACGGCAATCAAAGAAGCCAGGTACAAGAAAAAAATCGAGAAATACTACAATGCTCGTGCCAAGCTTTACAAGTTCGAAGTCAGAGATTTCGTACTCCGAAACAATGAGGCAAGCCGTATCGAAGCGCCTGGCAAGTTAACCCCGAAATGGGAAGGACCGTATCGAGTCAAAGAAGCGAGCGAGAAAGGCTCGTACGTATTAGAGAAAATCGATGGAACCCCCGTGCCAAGAACTTGGAACGGGGTGCACCTAAAGAAATGCTTCATGTAA
- the LOC110932052 gene encoding uncharacterized protein LOC110932052, producing the protein MDAARALEKYVPEWSLTNKDRIVDALTAKMALFHLGTPAEHSHYRKMSGPELGNALMLNQAQSNSLVVETYKRWIESESSCHNLQREVAALRSEDNVRSKTKQELSSLRSQVDRLKGQVSMAKEVNKSSQASAAAAHEARDKALQDLETFKLKCADLEKNLADTEKRCAAELKEMKASYDQLLADHHSLMNDKDEVERARDRAIESHKAIIDEAKGMLTRTDGEMVKVYAQVSELMLTKQWFLTEGIAWVVKLVHQSPELEKVIADLVNSVNAVGANEGIKQGFKAAHDSVRSAEEVPGYDEGAQDALDAAVKAFDELQISVLRKVADLIDKPLSVIQQRSKLPIVEEDDNVTQV; encoded by the exons ATGGACGCGGCTCGAGCGTTAGAGAAATATGTGCCGGAATGGTCATTGACAAACAAGGACAGGATTGTGGACGCTCTTACGGCTAAGATGGCATTGTTTCATTTGGGAACCCCAGCCGAGCATTCTCACTATCGGAAAATGAGCGGGCCGGAACTCGGAAACGCCCTAATGTTAAATCAGGCCCAGTCAAACTCTCTGGTGGTAGAAACGTATAAACGTTGGATCGAGTCGGAGTCGTCTTGTCACAATCTCCAGCGTGAAGTTGCTGCTCTGAGGAGTGAAGATAATGTCCGGTCAAAGACAAAACAAGAGCTTTCTTCCCTTCGATCTCAGGTGGACCGCTTAAAAGGACAAGTTTCGATGGCTAAAGAGGTTAACAAATCCTCCCAAGCTTCGGCCGCGGCAGCTCATGAGGCTCGGGATAAAGCTCTTCAAGACCTCGAAACTTTCAAATTGAAGTGTGCCGATCTCGAGAAGAATCTGGCCGATACGGAGAAGAGGTGTGCGGCTGAGCTGAAGGAAATGAAGGCGTCTTACGATCAACTTTTGGCCGATCACCACAGTCTGATGAACG ATAAAGATGAAGTTGAGAGAGCCCGTGACAGGGCGATCGAATCACATAAGGCAATAATCGACGAAGCGAAGGGCATGTTGACCCGAACTGATGGTGAAATGGTTAAAGTATACGCTCAGGTGTCGGAGCTCATGCTGACCAAACAATGGTTTTTGACGGAGGGGATTGCCTGGGTGGTCAAACTGGTTCATCAGAGTCCCGAGCTGGAGAAGGTCATTGCCGACCTGGTTAACAGTGTTAACGCGGTGGGGGCGAACGAGGGAATTAAGCAGGGCTTCAAGGCCGCCCATGATTCGGTTCGTTCTGCTGAAGAAGTTCCGGGTTATGACGAGGGGGCTCAAGACGCATTGGATGCTGCGGTAAAAGCTTTCGATGAGCTCCAGATCTCCGTTCTTAGAAAAGTTGCGGATTTGATAGACAAGCCCTTGTCTGTCATCCAACAGAGAAGCAAACTTCCTATTGTAGAGGAGGATGACAATGTAACTCAAGTTTAG
- the LOC118490507 gene encoding putative disease resistance RPP13-like protein 1 produces the protein MLDDVWSESYEDWMTLVSPFHTCAPQSKIIMTTRKVQLLKTLGCDHLNHMQTLSHDYVVSLFAQHALGAMNFDSHPLLRPHGEGIVKKCDGLPLALRVPGRLLRTKTKEEEEWKELLNSDIWRLGKRDEIILALRLSYHDLSASLKQLFAYCSLFPYVYMCDKDDLILLWMAKGFLNQSSSNKSMDRLGLEYFEELLSRDLDMPDNPVAVRDEEEAILIGSRLG, from the exons ATGTTAGATGATGTTTGGAGTGAGAGCTATGAGGACTGGATGACCCTAGTGAGCCCATTTCATACATGTGCTCCTCAAAGTAAAATTATAATGACAACCAGAAAGGTGCAATTGCTCAAAACGCTGGGTTGCGATCATTTAAACCATATGCAGACTCTTTCACATGACTATGTTGTGTCTTTATTTGCTCAACATGCGTTGGGTgcaatgaactttgattcacatCCACTTCTAAGACCACATGGTGAAGGCATCGTGAAAAAATGTGATGGCTTGCCTTTGGCTTTAAGAGTACCTGGAAGGTTATTGAGAACAAAGACTAAAGAAGAAGAAGAGTGGAAGGAGCTTTTGAATAGTGACATATGGAGATTAGGAAAGAGGGATGAGATTATCCTAGCCCTTAGACTAAGCTACCATGATCTTTCTGCCAGTTTGAAGCAGTTGTTTGCATACTGCTCCTTGTTCCCCTATGTCTATATGTGTGACAAAGACGATTTGATTTTACTTTGGATGGCGAAAGGTTTCCTTAACCAATCATCTTCAAACAAGTCAATGGACCGTTTAGGTCTTGAATATTTTGAAGAGCTGTTGTCAAG GGATCTTGACATGCCTGACAATCCAGTAGCGGTTAGAGATGAAGAAGAAGCCATCTTGATCGGTTCCCGTTTAGGGTGA
- the LOC110929690 gene encoding uncharacterized protein LOC110929690 produces the protein MADFEPPSFSLGLDLDPPDSDPQTATATNNNSPPSILLDDDDDFETLTVVDSDPDDRDSVPKLKRLRRGSAVSLASGKSVVDLQASVVVDDDDIEDFSSPEDNCTDKHLSTQHHSVCKTSKFSLNVQSGNRKQNASNAQESVITSCNKPPFPKLSASPLRRFQLIDSDSDYDDPYISEGTTNKTYNRSEPYLNCGPPDVVQHEQKKINEPNKTSTKKDLWEDFEPEKSFRIPTPALDEFCEEYFSSVKDKRISQSNVGKINRNIHVTNNVIDLGDPRPPAHQYFFHNDPRVQDLVRTRLPNFFPINAENKDSEQPSTSNIDYMGQFRCAENSKQAARTNKAETSSRKNSRKSKTQETAQGSMNPPALNTERRVPKVAGKRRVQADGQSASAGTVGHWFTNQEGKRVYVSKNGQELTGRAAYMLYKKESGAGFRSKKAKKTSTKKK, from the exons ATGGCGGATTTTGAACCACCTTCCTTCTCCTTAGGGCTCGATCTTGATCCACCTGATTCCGATCCCCAAACTGCTACTGCAACTAACAATAATAGCCCTCCGTCAATACTCCTAGATGACGATGATGATTTTGAAACCCTAACAGTTGTTGATTCAGATCCTGATGATCGGGATTCCGTTCCCAAATTGAAGCGGCTCCGGCGAGGATCTGCCGTGTCATTGGCTTCCGGTAAGAGTGTGGTGGATCTGCAGGCTTCggtggttgttgatgatgatgatattgaagattTCTCTTCGCCAGAGGATAACTGTACAG ACAAACATCTTTCGACACAACACCATTCAGTCTGcaaaacttcaaaattttcaCTTAATGTACAATCAGGTAACAGAAAACAAAACGCCTCAAATGCACAAGAGTCCGTAATCACAAGCTGCAATAAACCACCATTCCCAAAGTTATCAGCCAGTCCTCTCAGAAGGTTTCAGTTGATTGATTCCGACTCAGATTATGACGATCCCTATATCAGTGAAGGTACCACTAACAAGACTTATAACAGATCAGAACCGTATTTGAACTGTGGCCCACCTGATGTTGTGCAACATGAGCAGAAAAAAATAAATGAACCAAATAAAACATCCACTAAGAAAGATCTATGGGAGGATTTCGAACCCGAGAAGAGTTTTCGTATCCCAACACCTGCATTGGATGAATTTTGTGAGGAGTATTTTAGTAGCGTGAAAGATAAAAGAATATCTCAGAGTAATGTAGGAAAGATTAACCGAAATATTCATGTTACAAACAATGTAATAGATTTGGGTGACCCTCGTCCTCCTGCTCATCAGTATTTCTTCCATAATGATCCTAGGGTCCAAGATTTAGTTCGAACTCGCTTGCCAAATTTCTTCCCTATAAATGCAGAGAACAAAGATTCTGAGCAGCCTAGTACATCAAACATTGATTACAT GGGTCAGTTTAGATGTGCTGAAAACTCTAAACAAGCTGCTAGAACTAATAAAGCTGAAACAAGCTCAAGGAAAAATTCAAGAAAATCAAAAACCCAAGAAACAGCTCAAGGCTCTATGAATCCGCCGGCGCTTAATACTGAGAGACGGGTCCCGAAAGTTGCTGGCAAAAGAAGGGTTCAAGCAGATGGTCAATCTGCTAGTGCTGGTACTGTTGGGCATTGGTTTACAAACCAAGAAGGGAAGAGG GTTTATGTCAGTAAAAATGGGCAAGAGTTGACTGGCCGAGCTGCTTACATGCTTTATAAAAAG GAAAGTGGAGCCGGATTTAGAAGTAAAAAGGCAAAGAAAACTTCCACCAAGAAGAAATGA
- the LOC118490690 gene encoding uncharacterized protein LOC118490690, producing the protein MASQLHPAVTVNNIRTLIPVTLDIETGHYTTWSELFKIQCKSFQVYDHHQPRVSPATSSSDKDKDKDKEQAPAETWERLDSIVLQWIYGTISSDLLHTILKPNTTAYDAWTVLANLFQDNKASRTIDLNNRFASTRLDQFSSMIAYCQAMKVIYDQLTNIGSPITDEQLVLQILTGLTEQYESVALIIQQTKPLPTFYETRSQLCMAETRKINRAKQAAHLAGTALTATTDHSRTSDARQPENRPDSERGRGRGRGRGRGRGRGSSRGRGGWSPSGYPAGRGGWNTSNTGGWINSNTTMPPPQFNWHPYSSSPWAGPQQPQHWANWTVPPCPYPTAPKSNSAGPGVLGPRPPQTYAASQASTDSYTPTDLTQALYHMALHPPDQNWTMDTGSQDQDSYPTMQ; encoded by the exons ATGGCGTCCCAACTTCACCCTGCAGTCACCGTTAATAACATCCGTACCCTTATTCCCGTCACCCTGGATATTGAAACCGGCCATTACACAACGTGGTCGGAACTGTTCAAAATCCAGTGCAAATCGTTTCAAGTTTATGATCACCACCAGCCTCGTGTCTCTCCTGCTACTTCGTCATCGGACAAAGACAAAGACAAAGACAAAGAACAAGCGCCGGCCGAAACCTGGGAACGGCTGGATTCGATTGTTCTGCAATGGATTTACGGAACAATTTCCTCCGATCTTTTACACACCATTCTGAAACCCAACACAACTGCTTATGATGCTTGGACCGTACTCGCAAATCTGTTCCAAGACAATAAAGCTTCTCGAACAATCGACCTAAACAACCGATTTGCCAGTACCCGTCTTGATCAGTTCTCATCCATGATCGCCTACTGTCAAGCCATGAAAGTAATATATGATCAGCTCACAAACATTGGATCTCCGATCACCGATGAACAGCTTGTGTTACAGATCCTGACCGGGCTCACGGAACAGTACGAGAGTGTGGCCCTCATCATTCAACAAACAAAACCCCTGCCCACTTTCTATGAAACCAGGTCACAACTATGTATGGCAGAGACTCGCAAAATAAATCGAGCCAAACAGGCTGCTCACCTCGCCGGCACAGCTCTAACCGCAACAACTGATCATAGCAGAACTTCAGATGCACGGCAACCAGAAAATCGACCTGATTCGGAACGCGGCCGTGGTCGCGGACGTGGTAGAGGTCGCGGAAGGGGCAGAGGGTCCTCTCGAGGTCGCGGTGGATGGAGTCCTTCTGGTTACCCGGCTGGCCGCGGCGGCTGGAACACCTCCAACACCGGCGGTTGGATCAACTCGAACACAACTATGCCACCGCCACAATTTAACTGGCACCCCTATTCTTCTTCACCTTGGGCCGGCCCACAACAACCACAACATTGGGCTAATTGGACTGTTCCCCCCTGCCCATACCCCACTGCCCCCAAATCAAACAGTGCTGGGCCAGGTGTTTTGGGCCCTCGGCCACCCCAAACTTATGCAGCCAGTCAAGCTTCTACGGATAGCTACACACCAACGGACCTGACCCAGGCTCTCTATCACATGGCACTTCATCCGCCCGATCAAAATTGGACAATGGACACAG gatctcaagaccAGGACTCCTATCCTACGATGCAATAG